Proteins encoded in a region of the Streptomyces sp. NBC_00258 genome:
- the pssA gene encoding CDP-diacylglycerol--serine O-phosphatidyltransferase: MPEADELDDEEEMPLSLRLSIADTLTLGNATCGFMAVYFTTTGILIPHLTGSQETGMARHSAATAVILMLCAAVFDLFDGLVARKLRSSPMGAELDNLSDLISFGLAPAYFVLVYGMVADDAHQRVAAVGAIVVLLAVVLRLARFSCVTVKDGTFQGMPSPFGALTVVSIVLLELPFVATLMAIIGTAWLMVSRVEYPKPRGRLAVAMLAWIVTSMALLAAWAFDAPGGQLLLQTGCALQLVTGAVMPLFATARRVNNFRDNRREARAAQLP, from the coding sequence GTGCCGGAGGCCGACGAGCTGGACGACGAGGAGGAGATGCCCCTCTCTCTCCGCCTCTCAATAGCGGACACGCTCACCCTCGGTAACGCCACGTGCGGCTTCATGGCGGTGTACTTCACCACCACCGGCATCCTGATCCCACACCTCACGGGCAGCCAGGAGACGGGCATGGCGCGGCACAGTGCCGCGACCGCCGTGATCCTGATGCTGTGCGCCGCGGTCTTCGACCTGTTCGACGGACTGGTCGCCCGCAAGCTGCGCTCCTCCCCCATGGGCGCGGAGCTGGACAACCTCTCCGACCTGATCAGCTTCGGTCTGGCGCCGGCGTACTTCGTGCTGGTCTACGGCATGGTCGCCGACGACGCGCACCAGCGGGTGGCGGCGGTGGGGGCCATCGTGGTCCTGCTGGCGGTCGTGCTCCGGCTCGCCAGATTCTCCTGCGTCACGGTCAAGGACGGCACCTTCCAGGGCATGCCCTCGCCGTTCGGCGCGCTGACCGTCGTCTCCATCGTGCTGCTCGAGCTGCCGTTCGTCGCCACGCTCATGGCGATCATCGGCACCGCGTGGCTGATGGTGAGCCGGGTCGAGTACCCGAAGCCGCGGGGGCGGCTGGCCGTGGCAATGCTCGCCTGGATCGTCACGAGCATGGCACTGCTGGCGGCCTGGGCGTTCGACGCGCCTGGTGGTCAGCTGCTGCTCCAGACCGGGTGTGCGTTGCAGTTGGTGACCGGGGCGGTGATGCCCCTCTTCGCCACGGCTCGGAGGGTGAACAACTTCAGGGACAACCGGCGTGAGGCGCGGGCTGCGCAGCTGCCGTAG
- a CDS encoding phosphatidylserine decarboxylase yields the protein MPHSQTSAPRDSLAGVRIARGASPWLLPTVATAALSLVRARKSGAAKAVAVPVTALAAGMLWFFRDPEREIAPGRVISPADGVVQSIMPWKDGRTRVAIFMSPLNVHVNRAPLSGTVTSVEHIPGGFVPAFNKESENNERVVWHFDTELGDIEMIQIAGAVARRIVPYIPQGTKVEQGERIGLIRFGSRVDIYLPEGVEVDVEVGQKTVAGVTRIDRD from the coding sequence ATGCCCCACAGCCAAACCTCTGCACCACGCGACAGCCTGGCAGGCGTACGTATTGCGCGCGGAGCATCGCCGTGGCTCCTCCCGACCGTCGCCACCGCAGCCCTCAGCCTGGTACGCGCGCGCAAGTCCGGCGCCGCCAAGGCCGTCGCAGTACCCGTCACCGCGCTGGCGGCGGGCATGCTGTGGTTCTTCCGCGACCCCGAGCGCGAGATCGCCCCGGGCCGGGTCATCTCCCCGGCCGACGGTGTGGTGCAGAGCATCATGCCGTGGAAGGACGGTCGCACTCGCGTCGCGATCTTCATGAGCCCGCTGAACGTCCACGTCAACCGCGCGCCTCTCTCCGGCACGGTGACGTCGGTCGAGCACATCCCCGGCGGTTTCGTTCCGGCGTTCAACAAGGAGAGCGAGAACAACGAGCGCGTTGTCTGGCACTTCGACACCGAGCTCGGTGACATCGAGATGATCCAGATCGCCGGTGCGGTCGCGCGGCGTATCGTGCCGTACATCCCTCAGGGCACGAAGGTCGAGCAGGGCGAGCGGATCGGGCTGATCCGCTTCGGGTCGCGCGTCGACATCTACCTCCCCGAGGGCGTGGAGGTCGACGTGGAGGTCGGTCAGAAGACCGTGGCGGGGGTGACTCGCATTGACCGTGATTGA
- a CDS encoding ABC transporter ATP-binding protein has protein sequence MPSDGTPSDDEPDPARPDSRQDLTTGSDTNRSGPTRSGHTRPDSPPPESTSPSPDVPPLHVRELTVRFAGLTALDAVDFTVRPGTVHALIGPNGAGKSTCFNVLSGVYRATAGSVLFGEHELTGMPPHRIADLGVARIFQNLALPPLATVEDSLLLGRHRLTRTGFLSAGLRLPAAAREERRHRERVREIAEFVGISPYLGRPAGSLPYGQQKLAELARALCMEPRLLLLDEPVAGMTADERRRTSAVIAGVRDSLGISIVLVEHDMGVVMRLADAVTVLDFGRLIADGAPADVQNDPAVVRAYLGERRSDEPGGADGPERPAKLRGEGSAS, from the coding sequence ATGCCCAGCGACGGCACACCGAGCGACGACGAGCCGGATCCCGCCCGGCCGGACAGCCGACAGGACCTGACAACCGGGTCGGACACCAACAGGTCGGGCCCGACCCGGTCGGGCCACACCCGACCGGACTCCCCACCGCCGGAGTCCACTTCGCCGTCCCCCGACGTCCCGCCGCTCCACGTAAGGGAGTTGACCGTCCGGTTCGCGGGCCTCACCGCCCTGGACGCCGTCGACTTCACCGTGCGCCCCGGCACCGTCCACGCCCTCATCGGCCCCAACGGCGCCGGAAAGTCCACCTGTTTCAACGTCCTGTCCGGGGTCTACCGCGCGACCGCGGGCAGCGTCCTCTTCGGCGAGCACGAACTGACCGGGATGCCTCCGCACCGCATCGCCGATCTGGGCGTCGCCCGCATCTTCCAGAACCTCGCGCTGCCCCCGCTCGCCACGGTCGAGGACAGCCTGCTCCTCGGACGGCACCGGCTCACCCGAACGGGCTTCCTGTCAGCGGGACTTCGCCTCCCCGCGGCGGCCCGCGAGGAGCGCCGGCACCGTGAACGCGTACGCGAGATCGCCGAGTTCGTCGGCATCTCGCCCTACCTCGGCCGCCCGGCGGGCTCCCTCCCGTACGGGCAGCAGAAGCTCGCCGAACTCGCCCGCGCCCTCTGCATGGAGCCGCGCCTGCTGCTCCTGGACGAGCCGGTCGCGGGCATGACCGCCGACGAACGCCGCCGAACCTCCGCCGTGATCGCGGGAGTTCGCGACAGCCTCGGCATCTCGATCGTCCTGGTGGAACACGACATGGGGGTGGTGATGCGGCTCGCGGACGCGGTGACCGTACTCGACTTCGGGCGCCTGATCGCGGACGGCGCCCCCGCCGACGTACAGAACGACCCGGCGGTCGTACGCGCCTACCTGGGGGAGCGCCGCTCCGACGAACCCGGCGGTGCGGACGGGCCCGAGAGGCCCGCGAAGCTCCGGGGAGAGGGGAGCGCCTCATGA
- a CDS encoding ABC transporter substrate-binding protein, with translation MRTTYAAQVTAGALAALLVLAGCSSKAKDTDNNDKGTAAGEVKTGDGISGKTITLGVLTDMTGVYATLGKSVTQAQQLYVKQLNADGGVCGYKVALTVRDHGYDPQKAVAGYTELEPKVLGFTQFIGSPFVAAVKQRIDGQDKGLVLPQAWSATLLGSPYIRVIGSTYDIETINAVDFLMKEKGIKKGDKVGHVYFEGDYGESALVGSKHIAKEAGLTVVEQKIKPTDNDMTAQVAALKKAGVKAVVISAGPRQAASLVGVAAAGGFDVPIIGNNSAFAPQLLATQAGPALMKNYYVASPSLPIGADTPEAQKLVADYKKAYPKDSLDNGVVAGWTAVYAFGEALKKACTSKDLTREGVDKALLTINSLDTGFGIPQDFTDPNAPSSRQSVILQPDKSVTGGMKVVRDPEASDTATAYTPAT, from the coding sequence ATGAGGACGACATACGCGGCCCAGGTGACCGCAGGCGCGCTCGCCGCGCTGCTCGTGCTGGCCGGGTGCAGCTCCAAGGCCAAGGACACCGACAACAACGACAAGGGGACGGCCGCGGGCGAGGTGAAGACCGGCGACGGCATCTCCGGCAAGACCATCACGCTCGGCGTCCTCACCGACATGACCGGCGTGTACGCGACCCTCGGCAAGAGCGTCACCCAGGCCCAGCAGCTCTATGTGAAACAGCTCAACGCCGACGGCGGCGTCTGCGGCTACAAGGTCGCGCTCACCGTCCGCGACCACGGCTACGACCCGCAGAAGGCCGTCGCCGGGTACACCGAGCTGGAGCCGAAGGTGCTCGGCTTCACGCAGTTCATCGGTTCCCCGTTCGTCGCCGCGGTCAAGCAGCGCATCGACGGCCAGGACAAGGGGCTGGTCCTGCCGCAGGCCTGGTCGGCGACGCTGCTCGGGAGCCCGTACATCCGGGTCATCGGATCCACGTACGACATCGAGACGATCAACGCCGTCGACTTCCTGATGAAGGAGAAGGGCATCAAGAAGGGCGACAAGGTCGGGCACGTCTACTTCGAGGGCGACTACGGCGAGAGCGCGCTGGTCGGCTCGAAGCACATCGCGAAGGAGGCCGGCCTGACCGTCGTCGAGCAGAAGATCAAGCCGACCGACAACGACATGACCGCACAGGTCGCCGCCCTGAAGAAGGCCGGCGTCAAGGCGGTCGTGATCAGTGCGGGCCCGCGTCAGGCGGCCTCGCTGGTCGGTGTCGCCGCGGCCGGTGGCTTCGACGTCCCGATCATCGGCAACAACTCGGCCTTCGCCCCGCAGCTCCTGGCGACCCAGGCGGGCCCGGCCCTGATGAAGAACTACTACGTGGCCTCGCCCTCGCTCCCCATCGGCGCGGACACCCCGGAGGCCCAGAAGCTGGTGGCCGACTACAAGAAGGCGTACCCGAAGGACTCCCTCGACAACGGAGTCGTCGCCGGCTGGACCGCGGTCTACGCCTTCGGCGAGGCCCTCAAGAAGGCCTGCACATCCAAGGACCTGACCCGCGAGGGCGTCGACAAGGCCCTCCTCACGATCAACTCCCTCGACACCGGCTTCGGCATCCCCCAGGACTTCACCGACCCGAACGCCCCATCCTCCAGGCAGAGCGTCATCCTCCAGCCCGACAAGAGCGTCACGGGCGGCATGAAGGTGGTCAGGGACCCCGAGGCCTCGGACACAGCGACGGCATACACACCGGCCACCTGA
- a CDS encoding branched-chain amino acid ABC transporter permease, which translates to MSTFAELLLNGVSMGSVYALIALGFVVIFRATEVVNFAHASLLLAGGYVTATLHDDIGFWPALLVGIAGAAVVGAAVEFLVMRRYRGSDHSVLAIVTIGVDILLTTELTRRIGTDVLPLGDPWGDAVLTLGPISLAHTRIAAFVAAALLITVFLLAFRYTSWGVAMRAAAESPETAALMGVRLGRVSLGAWAVAGGLAAVAALFLTVFPTPGLERATSLAALKAFPAAILGGLDSTTGALVGGLLVGVTESLATGYQSELTFLGRGLGDLAPYLVMTVILLIRPAGLFGTKELARV; encoded by the coding sequence ATGAGCACCTTCGCCGAACTCCTCCTCAACGGCGTGTCGATGGGATCGGTCTACGCCCTCATCGCCCTCGGCTTCGTGGTCATCTTCCGGGCCACCGAGGTCGTCAACTTCGCCCATGCGTCACTGCTGTTGGCGGGCGGGTACGTCACCGCGACCCTCCACGACGACATCGGCTTCTGGCCCGCGCTGCTGGTCGGGATCGCGGGGGCCGCGGTGGTCGGCGCGGCCGTGGAGTTCCTGGTGATGCGCCGCTACCGGGGGTCCGACCACAGCGTCCTCGCCATCGTCACGATCGGCGTGGACATCCTGCTCACCACCGAACTGACCCGCCGCATCGGCACGGACGTCCTGCCCCTCGGTGACCCCTGGGGCGACGCCGTGCTCACCCTCGGCCCCATCTCCCTGGCCCACACGCGCATCGCCGCCTTCGTGGCCGCGGCCCTGCTCATCACCGTGTTCCTGCTCGCGTTCCGCTACACCTCATGGGGCGTCGCGATGCGGGCCGCCGCCGAGAGCCCGGAGACGGCCGCGCTGATGGGCGTACGGCTCGGCAGGGTGTCGCTCGGGGCCTGGGCCGTGGCCGGCGGACTCGCGGCCGTGGCGGCACTGTTCCTGACCGTCTTCCCGACACCCGGCCTGGAGAGAGCCACCTCGCTCGCCGCCCTCAAGGCGTTCCCCGCCGCGATCCTCGGCGGCCTCGACTCCACGACGGGCGCCCTCGTCGGTGGTCTGCTCGTGGGCGTCACAGAGTCCCTGGCCACCGGCTACCAGAGCGAACTGACCTTCCTGGGCCGGGGGTTGGGCGACCTCGCCCCCTACCTCGTGATGACCGTGATCCTGCTCATCCGGCCCGCCGGACTGTTCGGCACGAAGGAGCTGGCCCGTGTCTGA
- a CDS encoding PucR family transcriptional regulator, with product MGARRRRTGHDWKLLTESCSALLERLPELVDEHMRQLAEHSSVYGEFLPYDQQWREAEEAMRIGIQTISAPRDSPRRDLAYAEEAGRRRAQQGLPLELLVHAYRAAGYLVWDALMEGAAVGQEPERLVVLMRSATMVWSAVDAQAAVATEAYRATEMELRRRTDERLQALLDALLEGQEAPGLAARAAAGLDLPERGPYAVVVLRSERRESYRRPVEGDGFRFIWRMRADCEVGVVALADGQGLDGVARALDGRCSGPGGISPVVAGLAELGRARRLAELALRTCPPDATAVVRLDQRMPTALVVSQPELAGRLVSDVFGSLLELEPADRAVLLETLDMWLTCEGSAGRAAGRLYCHRNTVFNRLRRLEQLTSRSLARPRDLIEMTLALDAYRLS from the coding sequence ATGGGAGCCCGCAGAAGGCGTACCGGTCATGACTGGAAGCTGCTCACCGAGTCCTGTTCAGCGCTGCTGGAACGGCTGCCGGAGCTCGTCGACGAGCACATGCGGCAGCTTGCCGAACACTCCTCCGTCTACGGGGAGTTCCTGCCGTACGACCAGCAGTGGCGGGAGGCCGAGGAGGCGATGCGGATCGGGATCCAGACGATCTCCGCGCCCCGGGACTCGCCCCGCCGCGACCTGGCGTACGCGGAGGAGGCGGGGCGGCGGCGGGCCCAGCAGGGGCTGCCGCTCGAACTTCTCGTGCACGCGTATCGCGCCGCGGGGTATCTGGTGTGGGACGCGTTGATGGAGGGGGCGGCGGTCGGGCAGGAGCCGGAGCGGCTCGTGGTGCTGATGCGTTCGGCGACCATGGTGTGGTCCGCCGTGGACGCGCAGGCCGCCGTGGCCACCGAGGCGTACCGGGCGACCGAGATGGAGCTTCGGCGGCGTACCGACGAGCGGCTGCAGGCGTTGCTCGACGCGCTCCTCGAAGGGCAGGAGGCGCCCGGGCTCGCGGCTCGGGCCGCCGCCGGGCTCGATCTTCCCGAGCGGGGGCCGTATGCCGTGGTCGTGCTGCGGTCCGAGCGGCGGGAGTCGTATCGGCGGCCCGTGGAGGGGGACGGGTTCCGGTTCATCTGGCGGATGCGGGCCGACTGCGAGGTGGGGGTGGTGGCTCTTGCGGACGGGCAGGGGCTCGACGGGGTCGCGCGGGCGCTCGACGGGCGTTGTTCCGGTCCCGGCGGGATCAGTCCCGTCGTCGCCGGGCTTGCCGAGCTGGGGCGGGCTCGGCGGCTGGCCGAGCTGGCCCTTCGTACGTGCCCGCCCGATGCGACGGCTGTCGTGCGGCTCGATCAGCGGATGCCCACCGCGCTCGTCGTGAGCCAGCCCGAGTTGGCGGGGCGGCTTGTGTCCGACGTGTTCGGGTCACTGCTCGAACTCGAACCGGCGGATCGGGCGGTGTTGCTGGAGACGCTGGATATGTGGCTCACGTGTGAGGGGTCCGCGGGGCGGGCGGCCGGGCGTCTGTACTGCCACCGGAACACGGTCTTCAACCGCCTGCGACGGTTGGAACAGCTCACGTCCCGGTCGTTGGCGCGGCCTCGGGATCTGATCGAGATGACGTTGGCGTTGGATGCGTATCGGTTGAGCTAG
- a CDS encoding branched-chain amino acid ABC transporter permease, with amino-acid sequence MSEVLTRDAAADKPRPARRRPALPTHARPYVWAAGALLLLALPFYLDRFWLQAGLFAMAAAIGAIGINLLTGSTGQLSMGHAFFLAVGAYGYCVFAADGGDGLTGLGLPTWLAAVLAVLVAGLAGGLFSPIAGRLRGAYLGIATLALIFIGQHVLFNARDLTGGFNGRDVPPLSLFGLTFDDRELVVAAVPFGSAEKLWYAGLVLLLGCALFARGVLRGRPGRAMNAIRDHRIAAGVIGVPVARYRAAVFVLSSMYAGLAGVLLALVFQRTVPDYFGITLSLEYLAMIVIGGLGSVSGAVVGAAFVSLLPQLLTRYSDALPLVSAPGTGGIAPGEASRYLYGAAVVAVVLFLPGGLVRVAAGRRVRTGPRSNPGEER; translated from the coding sequence GTGTCTGAGGTCCTCACGCGTGACGCGGCGGCCGACAAGCCACGGCCCGCCCGCCGCAGGCCTGCCCTCCCCACCCACGCGCGTCCGTACGTCTGGGCCGCCGGAGCCCTCCTCCTGCTCGCCCTGCCCTTCTACCTGGACCGGTTCTGGCTCCAGGCCGGGCTGTTCGCGATGGCCGCCGCGATCGGGGCGATCGGCATCAACCTCCTCACCGGCTCCACGGGCCAGCTCTCCATGGGGCACGCCTTCTTCCTCGCGGTCGGCGCGTACGGCTACTGCGTGTTCGCCGCCGACGGCGGCGACGGGCTGACCGGCCTCGGCCTGCCGACCTGGCTCGCCGCCGTCCTCGCCGTCCTCGTCGCGGGCCTGGCCGGCGGCCTCTTCAGCCCCATCGCGGGCCGGCTGCGCGGCGCCTACCTGGGCATCGCGACACTCGCGCTGATCTTCATCGGCCAGCACGTGCTGTTCAACGCCCGCGACCTCACCGGCGGCTTCAACGGCCGGGACGTACCGCCCCTCAGCCTCTTCGGACTCACCTTCGACGACCGTGAACTGGTCGTCGCCGCCGTGCCGTTCGGATCGGCGGAGAAGCTCTGGTACGCGGGACTCGTGCTTCTCCTCGGTTGCGCGCTCTTCGCCCGCGGGGTGCTGCGCGGCCGCCCCGGACGCGCCATGAACGCGATCCGCGACCATCGCATCGCGGCCGGCGTCATCGGCGTCCCGGTCGCCCGCTACCGGGCCGCCGTCTTCGTCCTGTCCTCGATGTACGCGGGCCTCGCGGGCGTCCTGCTCGCCCTGGTCTTCCAGCGGACGGTGCCGGACTACTTCGGCATCACGCTGTCGCTCGAATACCTCGCCATGATCGTCATCGGCGGGCTCGGTTCGGTCTCGGGGGCGGTGGTCGGGGCCGCGTTCGTGTCTCTGCTGCCGCAGCTGCTGACCCGCTACAGCGATGCGCTGCCCCTGGTCTCCGCCCCCGGTACGGGCGGGATCGCACCGGGCGAGGCATCCCGGTACCTCTACGGCGCCGCCGTCGTCGCGGTGGTGCTCTTCCTGCCCGGCGGCCTGGTCAGGGTGGCCGCCGGGCGTCGCGTCAGGACCGGTCCACGGTCCAATCCAGGGGAGGAACGATGA
- a CDS encoding ABC transporter ATP-binding protein: protein MGGSGGPGGSGLVVHELSVGYGPVRALRQVSLEVPEGAVVTVLGGNGAGKSTLLRAVCRTLSFHGGAVTGGTVTLNGRRLDGLPPDRVVAAGVSQIPEGRRVFARMTVADNLRAGALGATGGRAGRAAALRRVHELFPVLADRAQQRAGLLSGGEQQMLAVGRGLMATPRILLLDEPSLGLAPLMAERIADTVREINAQGTSILLVEQNAALALRLASRAYVLEVGEVTLSGPADELAASDEVRRRYLGVVDEDAAADAERARTTHPALTRWKG from the coding sequence ATGGGTGGTTCGGGTGGTCCGGGCGGTTCCGGTCTGGTCGTTCATGAGCTGTCGGTCGGATACGGGCCCGTACGCGCACTGCGCCAGGTGTCCCTGGAGGTGCCCGAGGGAGCCGTGGTGACCGTCCTCGGCGGCAACGGCGCGGGCAAGTCGACCCTGCTCCGGGCGGTCTGCCGGACGCTGTCCTTCCACGGCGGCGCGGTCACCGGCGGCACGGTGACTCTGAACGGCCGCCGTCTCGACGGGCTGCCGCCTGACCGCGTCGTCGCCGCCGGAGTGTCCCAAATACCGGAAGGGCGAAGGGTGTTCGCCCGGATGACCGTCGCCGACAACCTGCGGGCCGGGGCACTGGGCGCCACCGGCGGCCGGGCCGGCCGGGCCGCCGCCCTGCGCCGTGTCCACGAACTGTTCCCCGTCCTCGCCGACCGCGCCCAGCAGCGCGCCGGCCTGCTGTCGGGCGGAGAACAGCAGATGCTCGCCGTCGGCCGCGGCCTGATGGCCACCCCGCGCATCCTGCTCCTCGACGAGCCGTCCCTCGGACTCGCCCCGCTGATGGCCGAACGGATCGCCGACACCGTGCGGGAGATCAACGCCCAGGGCACCTCGATCCTGCTCGTCGAACAGAACGCCGCCCTCGCCCTGCGGCTCGCCTCCCGCGCGTACGTCCTCGAAGTCGGCGAAGTCACCCTGTCGGGGCCGGCGGACGAACTGGCCGCCTCCGACGAGGTGCGCCGCCGCTATCTGGGCGTCGTCGACGAGGACGCGGCTGCCGACGCGGAGCGGGCCCGCACCACGCACCCGGCACTGACCCGCTGGAAGGGGTGA